One Homo sapiens chromosome 3, GRCh38.p14 Primary Assembly genomic window carries:
- the GPR156 gene encoding putative G-protein coupled receptor 156 isoform X3: protein MSAECTYDLPEGAAPPASSPNKDVQAVASVHTLAAAQGPSGHLSDFQNDPGMAARDSQCTSGPSSYAQSLEGPGKDSSFSPGKEEKISDSKDFSDHLDSGCSQKPWTEQSLGPERGDQVPMNPSQSLLPERGGSDPQRQRHLENSEEPPERRSRVSSVIREKLQEVLQDLGLGPEASLSTAPSCHQQTWKNSAAFSPQKMPLSKELGFSPYMVRRRRAAQRARSHFPGSAPSSVGHRANRTVPGAHSRLHVQNGDSPSLAPQTTDSRVRRPSSRKPSLPSDPQDRPGTLEGSKQSQTEPEGARGSKAAFLRQPSGSGRAPSPAAPCLSKASPDLPEQWQLWPPVPSGCASLSSQHSYFDTESSSSDEFFCRCHRPYCEICFQSSSDSSDSGTSDTDPEPTGGLASWEKLWARSKPIVNFKDDLKPTLV from the coding sequence ATGTCAGCTGAGTGCACCTATGACCTCCCAGAGGGGGCTGCCCCACCTGCCTCTTCCCCGAACAAGGACGTCCAGGCGGTAGCCTCGGTCCACACCCTGGCAGCTGCTCAGGGGCCTTCGGGTCACCTCTCTGACTTTCAGAATGATCCTGGCATGGCTGCCCGGGATTCCCAGTGCACTTCAGGGCCCTCCTCATATGCACAAAGCCTTGAGGGGCCTGGGAAGGACTCCAGCTTCTCcccagggaaggaggagaagataTCTGACTCAAAAGACTTTTCTGATCATTTAGACTCAGGTTGTAGCCAGAAGCCATGGACTGAGCAAAGCCTGGGTCCAGAAAGAGGAGACCAAGTCCCCATGAACCCCAGCCAGAGTCTCCTACCAGAAAGAGGCGGCTCAGATCCCCAGAGACAGAGGCATCTGGAGAACTCAGAGGAGCCCCCAGAGCGGCGGTCACGGGTTAGTTCAGTAATCAGGGAGAAACTTCAGGAGGTCTTACAAGATCTGGGCCTGGGCCCTGAGGCTTCCCTCTCCACCGCCCCCTCTTGTCATCAGCAAACCTGGAAGAACAGTGCTGCCTTCAGCCCCCAAAAGATGCCCCTCTCCAAGGAGCTCGGCTTTAGCCCTTACATGGTGAGGAGAAGGCGGGCAGCTCAGCGGGCCCGCTCACACTTTCCTGGCTCTGCACCCTCATCTGTGGGGCATCGGGCAAACAGGACTGTTCCTGGGGCACACAGCAGGCTACATGTGCAGAATGGGGAcagccccagcctggccccaCAAACTACTGATTCCAGAGTACGAAGaccttcttccaggaagccttcacTACCTTCAGATCCTCAAGACAGACCAGGTACCCTGGAGGGCAGCAAACAAAGCCAGACAGAGCCCGAGGGGGCTAGAGGGAGCAAAGCAGCCTTTCTTCGCCAGCCTTCTGGTTCTGGCCGGGCCCCAAGTCCTGCTGCCCCATGCCTCTCCAAAGCCTCACCTGACTTGCCTGAACAGTGGCAGCTGTGGCCCCCAGTGCCCTCAGGCTGTGCCTCCCTGTCttctcaacacagctattttgataCTGAGTCCAGCAGCTCAGATGAGTTCTTCTGCCGCTGCCACCGGCCCTACTGTGAAATCTGCTTCCAGAGCTCTTCTGACTCTAGTGACAGTGGCACATCAGACACTGACCCTGAGCCTACTGGGGGGCTGGCTTCCTGGGAAAAGCTGTGGGCCCGCTCCAAGCCTATTGTGAACTTCAAAGATGACTTGAAACCCACGCTGGTGTGA